CTTTAATCCGGTCCAGTGAGACTGAAAGGCAAACGGGAACCATTACCTTTGACGGTCGTGACAAGTTTAATGTCCGACCGTCTTTATTTTAAATTAGGAGGCCATCATGCAAAAAGAAGTAGTGGATTCTATGGCAATGAAACGAGCTTTGACGCGAATTACGTATGAAATTATTGAACAAAATAAAGGCATTAAAAATGTGGCGTTAGTGGGCATTAAAACCCGTGGCGTATACATTGCACAACGGATTGCAGATCGACTACGTCAGCTTGAAAGTGTGACGATTTTAGTGGGTGAGTTGGATATTACTGCTTTTCGTGATGACCAGCCAATGGTGATTACGGCAGCGCCAACCGACTATCAATTGGATTTTGATGTGAGTGGTAAAAAAG
This region of Lactobacillus sp. CBA3605 genomic DNA includes:
- the pyrR gene encoding bifunctional pyr operon transcriptional regulator/uracil phosphoribosyltransferase PyrR — protein: MQKEVVDSMAMKRALTRITYEIIEQNKGIKNVALVGIKTRGVYIAQRIADRLRQLESVTILVGELDITAFRDDQPMVITAAPTDYQLDFDVSGKKVILIDDVLFTGRTIRAALDALMGGGRPLSISLAVLVDRGHRELPIRADFIGKNIPTARQERIKVSVTEVDGHDGIEIIN